ATATTGATTTGAAGATAGAATCATTAAAGGTGGACTGAAAACAGAAGCTGGTAAAGATAGACTAGTTCCTATCCATTCTAAAATACTAAAACTTGTTGAAAATAGGATGAATACCAAAACGAATACTTGATTGTAAACTTCAAAGGCAAACAAATGAAATATGATAATTATTACAAAGAAAAATTTAAACCTATTATGGAAGAACTTGGAATGAATCATAAGCCACACGATACTAGACATACATTTGCAACATTACTAAGTAATGCAGACGCAAATAAAACATCAGTTAAGAAATTAATAGGACACAACAGTTATACAACAACTGAAAAATTTTATACTCACAAGGACATTGAAGAGCTCGAGAAAAGCGGTGGAAAAGATATAGTATTTTGTATATTGCTTGTATATTGTGTGTATATTGTAAGCATACATTTCTATACTTTTCCATACTTTTCCAAAATAAAACCCCTGAAAACCAATGTTTCCAAGGGTATATAAAATAATACAATTATCTTTTGAGAATTTTTAACAGTATTCAAATACCTATAAAATCTATTTCTTTGTTTAATTTGTATATTGTGCGTATATTGTAATTTTGCACTAAAAACTCTAACAATATTCGC
The window above is part of the Leptotrichia wadei genome. Proteins encoded here:
- a CDS encoding tyrosine-type recombinase/integrase → MKYDNYYKEKFKPIMEELGMNHKPHDTRHTFATLLSNADANKTSVKKLIGHNSYTTTEKFYTHKDIEELEKSGGKDIVFCILLVYCVYIVSIHFYTFPYFSKIKPLKTNVSKGI